A section of the Ruania halotolerans genome encodes:
- a CDS encoding ABC transporter substrate-binding protein: MDRHAHLGPSRRQAFGLAGLAALSASACSRGGSSAPGGGSAPDADTASLRYAWWGDDLRTELTQEALAAFETEYSSIDVRGEFSGFDGYFDKLATQTAGGGGADVFMMNEWNLREYADRGSLADLTGVSTQNWSDGAAEGGQVDGKLFGATAGIGLQAVLVDPEFFEDAGVEMPDDTTWTWEDFREIGRALTDGSADGSFGVTYQAGDQITANFYCAQHGAPVFDEAGVGVAVDQVRAWYEMWLLLVKEEIAPSASAALEDGSAGIEQSLFAQGQLGMLFIPTNYLTVYEDLMQRELRLLRIPTRTGRPADLGMWFRPAQLYCVSATSDRQEDATTLVDFLINSTQAGEILLADRGAPPNSEVRGAIVDLVSGADARVFEYMDSCEPDLSAPPPPPPAGAGAYPGILGRHGEDVLFERVTPEAGAQAFLDALTAELA, translated from the coding sequence ATGGATCGCCACGCACACTTGGGCCCGTCACGACGGCAAGCCTTCGGACTCGCCGGCCTGGCCGCGCTCTCAGCCTCGGCATGTAGTCGCGGTGGGAGTTCCGCCCCCGGTGGGGGCTCCGCCCCAGATGCCGACACCGCATCGCTGCGATACGCGTGGTGGGGTGACGACCTGCGCACTGAGCTCACTCAGGAGGCGCTCGCGGCGTTCGAGACGGAGTACTCCTCGATCGACGTACGAGGCGAGTTCAGTGGGTTCGATGGGTATTTCGACAAGCTCGCCACCCAGACAGCCGGGGGCGGCGGAGCCGATGTCTTCATGATGAACGAGTGGAACCTCCGTGAGTACGCTGACCGTGGCTCTCTGGCTGATCTCACCGGCGTCAGCACCCAGAACTGGAGCGATGGTGCCGCCGAAGGGGGGCAGGTCGATGGGAAACTCTTCGGAGCGACGGCCGGTATCGGCCTGCAGGCAGTGCTCGTGGACCCGGAGTTCTTCGAGGACGCGGGTGTGGAGATGCCCGACGATACGACGTGGACCTGGGAGGACTTCCGCGAGATCGGTCGCGCGCTCACCGACGGTTCCGCGGACGGATCATTTGGCGTGACCTACCAGGCGGGTGACCAAATCACTGCGAACTTCTACTGCGCGCAGCACGGTGCCCCCGTCTTCGACGAAGCCGGCGTCGGTGTCGCGGTAGATCAGGTGCGCGCTTGGTACGAGATGTGGTTACTCCTCGTGAAGGAGGAGATCGCACCCTCGGCTTCGGCGGCGCTCGAGGACGGTTCGGCCGGGATCGAGCAGTCGCTATTCGCTCAGGGGCAGCTGGGCATGCTGTTCATCCCGACGAACTACCTCACCGTGTACGAGGACCTGATGCAGCGGGAGCTGCGGCTGTTGCGGATCCCCACCCGGACCGGCCGCCCTGCGGATCTCGGGATGTGGTTCCGGCCGGCTCAGCTCTACTGCGTCTCGGCCACCTCGGACCGCCAGGAGGATGCCACCACACTGGTCGACTTTCTTATCAACAGCACCCAGGCGGGAGAGATCCTTCTCGCCGACCGGGGTGCTCCTCCGAACAGTGAGGTACGTGGAGCCATCGTGGATCTCGTCTCGGGAGCAGACGCCCGTGTGTTCGAGTACATGGATTCGTGCGAGCCCGATCTGTCCGCACCACCGCCGCCTCCTCCGGCCGGCGCCGGCGCCTACCCCGGCATCCTCGGTCGTCACGGGGAGGACGTGCTCTTCGAGCGCGTCACGCCCGAAGCCGGTGCGCAGGCCTTCCTCGACGCCCTGACGGCGGAGCTGGCGTGA
- a CDS encoding sulfatase family protein, with protein MTSADRPNVVIIHWHDLGTYLSAYGYRVDTPHTEALARESTLFTRCFSTSPLCSPARGSLWTGRYPHSNGLQGLTHRGWEFNDGERTLPMYLADEGYRTALAGLQHESSDPTRLGFEEVLGPDQAWAQDVGSVASAWLDAQDRQADPFLLVCGMVEAHRDWPEDRYPPTIPPDQVDVPSYLPDNEHTRRDLAAFASAIHAADQGVGLILDALARNDLDRNSIVIFTTDHGAPFPGAKSTLHDPGVHVALMVRLPPIWRGDGPRTENGLVSHVDLVPTILELLEIPVPDHVQGQSVARSLSDGTPPERQEVYLEKTYHSDYDPVRAVRTDSFKYIRSFEERSILALPPDLEDSRTRQGMGDEHLAVRPREELYDLRSDPHEIANVVDEPAHLSTANMLRQRLDEFMATTDDALLHGPIRPPERVPGRNRSR; from the coding sequence GTGACATCGGCCGACCGCCCCAACGTCGTCATCATTCACTGGCACGATCTCGGAACCTATCTCTCGGCCTATGGCTACCGAGTGGACACTCCGCACACCGAGGCGCTGGCCCGAGAATCGACCCTCTTCACCCGATGCTTCAGCACCAGCCCGCTGTGTAGCCCTGCGAGAGGTTCGCTCTGGACCGGCCGATACCCCCACAGCAACGGATTGCAGGGTCTGACCCATCGCGGCTGGGAGTTCAACGACGGCGAGCGAACCCTGCCTATGTACCTGGCCGACGAGGGCTACCGCACGGCGCTGGCCGGTCTCCAGCACGAGTCGAGTGATCCGACCAGACTGGGTTTTGAGGAGGTTCTCGGCCCGGATCAGGCGTGGGCCCAGGACGTTGGGTCAGTGGCCTCGGCCTGGCTCGACGCACAGGACCGGCAGGCCGACCCTTTCCTGCTCGTCTGCGGCATGGTTGAAGCGCATCGCGACTGGCCCGAGGACCGCTATCCGCCGACCATCCCGCCCGATCAGGTGGACGTCCCTTCCTACTTGCCGGACAACGAGCACACCCGACGCGACCTGGCAGCCTTCGCCTCCGCCATCCACGCCGCTGACCAAGGGGTCGGGCTCATCCTCGACGCTCTTGCTCGCAACGATCTCGACCGCAACTCGATCGTCATCTTCACCACCGACCACGGGGCCCCGTTCCCAGGCGCGAAGAGCACGCTGCACGATCCGGGTGTCCACGTCGCTCTCATGGTCAGGCTGCCCCCGATATGGCGGGGTGACGGTCCGCGGACGGAAAACGGACTGGTGAGCCATGTCGATCTGGTTCCGACGATCCTGGAGCTGTTGGAGATTCCGGTGCCCGATCACGTCCAGGGCCAAAGCGTCGCGCGCTCTCTCAGCGATGGCACCCCGCCAGAGCGCCAGGAGGTCTATCTGGAAAAGACCTATCACAGCGACTACGACCCAGTGCGCGCAGTGCGGACCGACTCCTTCAAGTACATCCGAAGCTTCGAGGAGCGTTCTATCCTTGCGCTGCCACCCGATCTTGAGGATTCGCGGACGCGGCAGGGGATGGGAGACGAACACCTCGCAGTGAGGCCGCGTGAGGAGCTCTACGATCTCCGGTCGGATCCCCATGAAATCGCGAATGTGGTCGACGAGCCCGCACACCTCAGCACCGCTAACATGCTCCGGCAGCGTCTGGATGAGTTTATGGCCACCACGGACGACGCGCTGCTCCATGGGCCTATCCGGCCGCCAGAGCGGGTTCCGGGCAGGAATAGGTCGCGATGA
- a CDS encoding carbohydrate ABC transporter permease gives MSAISELSKLGGGRKALTPQERAARRKENGRDNRAGYLFLLPWLVGLFVFTLGPMLASLYLSLTDYALLQPPNFLGLDNWQAMVTDSRLHQSLKVTFIYVFVGVPLQLALALGVAMLLDKGMRGLAFYRSVFYLPSMLGSSVAIALLWRQIFGTTGLVNQILQLLGVEANTGYVSDPDTALWTLILLNVWTFGSPMVIFLAGLRQIPVMYYEASSLDGAGRWRKFTQITMPLLSPIVFFNLVLQIINAFQSFTQAFVVSNGTGGPSDSTLFYTLYLYEQGFTRFNMGYASAMGWLLLLIIATFTAINFFASKYWVFYDD, from the coding sequence ATGAGTGCGATTTCTGAGCTGTCCAAGCTGGGTGGGGGCCGTAAGGCTCTCACTCCGCAGGAGCGGGCGGCGCGGCGTAAGGAGAATGGGCGCGATAACAGGGCTGGGTACCTGTTCTTGTTGCCGTGGCTGGTGGGGTTGTTCGTTTTCACCCTGGGGCCGATGTTGGCGTCGTTGTATTTGTCCTTGACTGATTACGCGTTGCTGCAGCCGCCGAATTTCCTGGGCTTGGATAACTGGCAGGCGATGGTGACCGATTCGCGGTTGCATCAGTCGTTGAAGGTCACGTTCATCTACGTGTTCGTGGGTGTGCCGTTGCAGTTGGCGCTGGCTCTGGGTGTGGCGATGCTGCTCGATAAGGGCATGCGCGGGCTGGCGTTCTACCGGTCGGTGTTCTATCTGCCCTCGATGCTGGGCTCCTCGGTCGCGATCGCGTTGCTGTGGCGCCAGATCTTCGGCACCACCGGCCTGGTGAACCAGATCCTGCAGCTGCTGGGGGTAGAGGCGAACACCGGATACGTCTCGGATCCCGATACCGCGTTATGGACGCTGATCCTGTTGAACGTGTGGACCTTCGGTTCCCCGATGGTGATCTTCCTCGCCGGGCTGCGTCAGATCCCGGTGATGTACTACGAGGCCTCGTCCCTGGACGGGGCCGGACGCTGGCGCAAGTTCACCCAGATCACGATGCCGCTGCTATCGCCGATCGTGTTCTTCAACCTGGTCCTGCAGATCATCAACGCGTTCCAGTCCTTTACCCAGGCGTTCGTGGTCTCCAACGGCACCGGCGGACCTTCGGACTCGACCCTGTTCTACACCCTCTACCTCTACGAACAGGGCTTCACCCGGTTCAACATGGGATACGCCTCCGCGATGGGATGGCTGCTACTGCTGATCATCGCCACCTTCACCGCGATCAACTTCTTCGCCTCCAAATACTGGGTGTTCTACGATGACTGA
- a CDS encoding carbohydrate ABC transporter permease produces the protein MTETRTHISGGIDTATSKREGGPATLARSLGKHAVLIGATLLMIYPLLWMIVSSLRPTEVIFRTPGLWVNELYLENYTEGWFALAHPFDYYLVNSAIVVGGAILGNLISCSLAAYAFARLKFRGRGIWFAIMLMTIMLPFHVVVVPQYILFNSFDMVNTFLPLVLPKFLATDAFFVFLMVQFIRGIPKDLDEAARIDGAGHPRIFGQVLIPLMIPALATTAIFTFIWMWSDFFTSLIYLTSPDMYTVPVALKSFLDATSGSNWGAMFAMSIVSLIPMFLAFMLGQKYLVKGIATTGGK, from the coding sequence ATGACTGAGACCCGCACGCACATCTCCGGCGGTATCGACACCGCAACGTCCAAACGCGAGGGCGGGCCCGCCACCCTGGCACGCAGTCTGGGTAAGCATGCAGTGCTGATCGGCGCGACCCTGCTGATGATCTACCCACTGCTATGGATGATCGTCAGCTCCCTGCGCCCCACCGAGGTCATCTTCCGCACCCCCGGGCTATGGGTTAACGAGCTCTACCTGGAGAACTACACCGAAGGCTGGTTCGCCCTAGCCCACCCCTTCGACTACTACCTGGTCAACTCCGCCATCGTCGTCGGTGGAGCGATCCTGGGGAACCTGATCTCCTGCTCCCTCGCCGCCTACGCCTTCGCCCGACTGAAATTCCGCGGACGCGGCATCTGGTTCGCGATCATGCTCATGACGATCATGCTGCCCTTCCACGTCGTCGTGGTCCCCCAGTACATCCTGTTCAACAGCTTCGACATGGTGAACACATTCCTGCCCCTGGTCCTACCAAAATTCCTCGCCACCGACGCATTCTTCGTCTTCCTCATGGTCCAGTTCATCCGCGGCATCCCCAAAGACCTCGACGAAGCAGCCCGCATCGACGGCGCCGGCCACCCACGCATCTTCGGTCAAGTCCTCATCCCCCTGATGATCCCCGCACTAGCAACCACAGCCATCTTCACCTTCATCTGGATGTGGAGCGACTTCTTCACCTCCCTGATCTACCTCACCTCCCCCGACATGTACACCGTCCCCGTCGCCCTGAAATCCTTCCTCGACGCCACCTCCGGCTCCAACTGGGGAGCCATGTTCGCCATGTCCATCGTCTCCCTGATCCCCATGTTCCTCGCCTTCATGCTCGGACAGAAATACCTCGTCAAAGGCATCGCCACCACCGGAGGCAAATAG
- a CDS encoding FAD-binding and (Fe-S)-binding domain-containing protein: MPATAAPLDQVRDAVAPGAWSTATADLAGMAHDASHYLLRPRAIATPATFPELVAALTAAHRAGQPVTFRAGGTSLSGQAGTDGVLIDVRRHFDEVEVLDGGARVRCAPGAVLRRVNAMLARYGRKLGPDPASEIACTVGGVVANNSSGMTSGIAATAYHTLDSIRFVLPTGTVVDTAEADADARLRAAEPDLHDGLLRLREQIRSTPALRAVIEHQFSMKNTMGYALNAFLDHDDPAQILAHLMVGSEGTLGYIASVVLRTVPVPTEHATALLVLDSAGAATDALPELLGAGARAAELMDAAALRVAQRLPAAPAQMKDLQVSGHAGLLIEFQTTDAGELADQVAAARPVLKRLGVAAEFTSEASARSAMWVVRKGLYAAVAGARRPGTTNLLEDIAVPPPALTDTVHGLAGLFDQYGYDDAVIFGHARDANLHFMITPNLDDAGELAGYEAFTEDMVDLVLGADGTLKAEHGTGRIMSAYVRRQFGDELYAVMGEVKRLCDPRGILAPGVLLDDDPRAHVRNLKVVPTVNGAVDRCVDCGFCEPACPSRNTTTTPRRRIALLREAELAGASGDTATQSQIESAYSYDAVQTCAADSLCARACPVDIDTGAVMKSFRAAEHGPFAQRAGGAVAGAWSPVSAGLRTGLRIADAVPSPVLSGLTSALRGVLPHELVPAVGADLPGAGSRRSDLPAREARQGTESEQAHGDAVFFPSCTGAMFGPASGGEGASAAFLEVCERAGLDVMLADRIDELCCGTPWASKGFTDGQNAMAARVADSVIAATDGGRLPLVCDAASCTHGLADLAAHLDPVRATLWSEIEVLDAVTFVRREVLPRLDVPVQLDTLVLHPTCSTEHLGTGGDLQAVAGAVAREVTVPPSWGCCGFAGDRGMLHPELTAGATEAEAEEIGAIEAADGMFDSYASCNRTCEMGMSRATGREYEHVVEVLARLTRPV; encoded by the coding sequence ATGCCCGCAACTGCCGCCCCACTCGATCAGGTGCGGGACGCCGTCGCCCCAGGTGCCTGGAGCACCGCGACGGCGGATCTCGCCGGGATGGCGCACGACGCCTCCCACTATCTGCTCCGCCCGCGCGCCATCGCCACCCCGGCCACCTTCCCTGAGCTCGTGGCGGCACTGACCGCGGCCCACCGCGCAGGTCAGCCGGTGACCTTCCGCGCCGGTGGCACCTCCCTCTCCGGCCAGGCCGGCACCGACGGCGTGCTGATCGATGTGCGCCGCCATTTCGACGAGGTGGAGGTGCTCGACGGTGGCGCCAGGGTGCGGTGCGCGCCGGGCGCCGTGCTCCGCCGGGTCAATGCCATGCTTGCGCGGTACGGCCGCAAGCTCGGCCCCGACCCCGCTAGCGAGATCGCCTGCACGGTGGGCGGAGTGGTGGCGAACAACTCCTCCGGCATGACCAGCGGGATCGCCGCCACGGCCTATCACACGCTCGATTCGATCCGTTTCGTGCTGCCCACCGGCACGGTGGTAGATACCGCCGAGGCGGATGCCGACGCGCGGCTGCGAGCCGCAGAGCCGGACCTGCATGACGGGCTGCTGCGCCTACGTGAGCAGATCCGTTCCACACCGGCCCTCCGGGCGGTGATCGAGCACCAGTTCTCCATGAAGAACACGATGGGCTACGCGCTCAACGCATTCCTCGACCACGATGATCCGGCACAGATTCTCGCTCATCTGATGGTCGGCTCGGAGGGCACCCTCGGATATATCGCCTCGGTGGTGCTGCGCACCGTTCCGGTGCCCACCGAACATGCGACCGCACTGTTGGTGCTCGATTCCGCCGGGGCTGCGACCGATGCCCTCCCGGAACTGCTCGGAGCCGGCGCACGGGCCGCCGAACTCATGGATGCCGCGGCCCTGCGCGTGGCACAGCGACTCCCGGCCGCACCGGCACAGATGAAGGACCTCCAGGTGTCCGGCCATGCGGGTCTCCTGATCGAGTTCCAGACCACCGATGCCGGTGAACTTGCCGACCAGGTGGCCGCGGCCCGGCCAGTGCTCAAGCGCCTCGGGGTCGCCGCCGAGTTCACCTCCGAAGCCTCCGCACGTTCGGCCATGTGGGTGGTGCGCAAGGGGCTGTACGCCGCAGTGGCCGGAGCACGCCGCCCCGGCACCACCAACCTGCTCGAGGACATCGCCGTTCCCCCGCCGGCGCTCACCGACACGGTGCACGGGCTGGCTGGCCTGTTCGATCAATACGGGTACGACGACGCCGTGATCTTCGGCCACGCGCGGGACGCGAACCTGCACTTCATGATCACCCCGAACCTCGACGACGCGGGCGAGTTGGCCGGCTATGAGGCATTCACCGAGGACATGGTGGATCTGGTGCTCGGCGCCGACGGCACTCTCAAGGCCGAACACGGCACGGGCCGGATCATGTCTGCCTACGTGCGCCGTCAGTTCGGGGACGAGCTGTACGCGGTGATGGGTGAGGTGAAGCGGCTGTGCGATCCCCGCGGCATCCTCGCCCCCGGTGTGCTGCTCGATGATGATCCTCGCGCGCACGTGCGCAACCTCAAGGTGGTGCCGACCGTGAACGGCGCGGTGGACCGGTGCGTGGACTGCGGATTCTGCGAGCCTGCCTGCCCCTCGCGTAACACCACCACCACGCCGCGCCGCAGGATCGCCCTGCTCCGGGAAGCCGAACTGGCCGGCGCATCCGGCGATACCGCCACCCAGTCCCAGATCGAATCCGCGTACTCCTATGACGCCGTGCAGACCTGTGCGGCGGACTCCCTGTGCGCCCGCGCCTGCCCCGTGGACATCGACACCGGAGCGGTGATGAAGTCCTTCCGCGCCGCCGAGCACGGCCCGTTCGCCCAACGCGCCGGGGGAGCGGTGGCCGGGGCATGGAGTCCCGTCAGCGCTGGTCTGCGCACCGGCCTGCGGATTGCCGACGCCGTGCCCTCACCCGTACTCAGTGGTCTGACCTCCGCCTTGCGGGGGGTGCTCCCGCATGAGCTGGTGCCCGCCGTCGGTGCAGATCTGCCCGGTGCGGGCAGCCGCCGCAGTGATCTACCGGCCCGGGAGGCCAGGCAGGGTACCGAGAGCGAGCAGGCACATGGCGACGCTGTGTTCTTCCCCTCCTGCACCGGCGCGATGTTCGGCCCTGCCTCGGGCGGAGAGGGAGCCTCGGCTGCGTTCCTCGAGGTGTGCGAGCGGGCCGGCCTCGATGTGATGCTCGCGGACCGGATCGACGAACTGTGCTGCGGGACGCCGTGGGCGTCCAAGGGGTTCACCGACGGGCAGAATGCGATGGCCGCCCGCGTCGCGGATTCGGTCATCGCCGCCACCGACGGCGGCCGGTTGCCCCTGGTCTGTGACGCCGCCTCATGTACGCACGGCCTGGCCGACCTGGCCGCCCACCTTGACCCGGTGCGTGCCACCCTATGGTCTGAGATCGAGGTGCTGGACGCCGTGACCTTTGTTCGCCGCGAGGTGCTTCCCCGTCTCGACGTGCCTGTGCAGCTGGACACCCTGGTGCTGCACCCCACCTGTTCCACTGAGCATCTGGGCACGGGCGGTGACTTGCAGGCGGTGGCCGGTGCGGTCGCCCGCGAGGTGACGGTGCCGCCGTCATGGGGGTGCTGCGGGTTCGCCGGGGACCGGGGCATGCTGCACCCGGAGCTCACTGCCGGCGCCACCGAGGCCGAGGCGGAGGAGATTGGTGCCATCGAGGCTGCGGACGGAATGTTCGACAGCTACGCCTCGTGCAACCGCACCTGTGAGATGGGGATGTCTCGTGCGACGGGGCGCGAGTACGAGCACGTCGTCGAAGTGCTCGCCCGCCTCACCCGCCCGGTGTGA
- a CDS encoding NUDIX hydrolase → MTSRFQVVPAAYLILQRGEESDREVLLQYRRGTGYRDEHWACAAAGHVEAGESVLAAAVREAREELGVTVAPNDLEPLTAMHRTHGNHREIDERVDFFFACRRWSGTPRTMEPAKSAGLQWFRLDALPAPVVPHEACVLRALRDGSTAAIQTYGFDRQDHR, encoded by the coding sequence ATGACGTCCCGATTCCAGGTGGTCCCGGCCGCGTACCTGATTCTGCAGCGGGGCGAGGAGTCCGATCGTGAGGTGCTGTTGCAGTACCGGCGCGGGACCGGGTACCGGGACGAGCACTGGGCGTGTGCCGCAGCCGGGCACGTCGAGGCAGGCGAGTCGGTACTCGCCGCTGCCGTTCGCGAGGCGAGGGAGGAACTCGGCGTCACTGTGGCGCCGAATGATCTGGAGCCGCTCACCGCGATGCATCGCACGCACGGTAATCACCGCGAGATCGATGAACGGGTCGACTTCTTCTTTGCCTGCCGGCGCTGGTCCGGCACGCCACGCACGATGGAGCCCGCCAAGTCGGCGGGGTTGCAGTGGTTCCGGCTCGACGCCCTCCCCGCTCCCGTGGTGCCGCACGAGGCCTGCGTCCTGCGTGCCCTCCGCGACGGCTCCACGGCGGCGATCCAGACCTACGGCTTCGACCGGCAGGACCACCGGTAG
- a CDS encoding sigma-70 family RNA polymerase sigma factor, which yields MTAADPPAPLTAADRAALLARSAGGDREAFAALYDDVASLAFGVAVRIVRDRDLAADVTQEAMVEVWRTAARYRPESGPVTAWVALLTRRRAVDRVRAEQSYRDRTEKMAPHSFDRPFDEVSETVVGRDQARAVQNCLGTLTDRQRTAVERAFYGGLTYREVAQESGAALPTVKSRIRDGLLRLRDCLGFEQAGGAT from the coding sequence ATGACCGCCGCCGACCCGCCAGCGCCGCTCACGGCGGCGGACCGGGCCGCGCTGCTCGCCCGTTCGGCCGGCGGGGATCGTGAGGCGTTCGCTGCGCTGTACGACGACGTCGCTTCCCTGGCCTTCGGCGTGGCCGTGCGAATCGTGCGGGATCGCGATCTGGCCGCCGACGTGACGCAAGAAGCGATGGTCGAGGTCTGGCGCACCGCCGCGCGGTACCGGCCGGAGTCCGGACCGGTGACGGCGTGGGTGGCGCTGCTGACTCGTCGCCGTGCCGTCGACCGGGTGCGTGCGGAGCAGTCCTATCGGGACCGCACCGAGAAGATGGCCCCACATTCGTTCGACCGGCCCTTCGATGAGGTCTCGGAGACGGTGGTGGGGCGCGATCAGGCCCGAGCAGTCCAGAACTGTCTCGGTACGTTGACAGACCGGCAGCGGACCGCCGTCGAACGTGCCTTTTACGGTGGCCTCACCTACCGGGAGGTTGCCCAGGAGAGCGGGGCGGCGTTGCCCACGGTGAAGTCCCGGATCCGGGACGGCCTTCTGCGCCTACGCGACTGCTTGGGATTCGAACAGGCTGGAGGTGCGACGTGA
- a CDS encoding anti-sigma factor domain-containing protein — protein MSTDEVRALLGAWAIDAVDDVERQAVERALAEDPDLAREAAELREAVAQLAEAERTPVPAALRERVLLEVAAVDPRGSDHAGARQSQSEYRRTRGLRQGRRVTLRRLAVAAALIVAVGIPSGLAWQERQRADRLDAQLEVVIDSLVDAQAQVTQADVAGGGSAALIDDGSRVIFAAAGLPELTDQDYQLWMIVDSEPAPADVLDLHDGTATAEMANVPAGASVAVTVEPPGGSQVPSSEPVVVLARS, from the coding sequence GTGAGTACCGACGAGGTGCGTGCCCTGCTGGGGGCATGGGCAATTGATGCGGTCGACGACGTCGAACGTCAGGCGGTGGAACGTGCACTGGCCGAGGATCCTGACCTCGCGCGGGAAGCGGCCGAACTGCGCGAAGCGGTCGCACAACTCGCAGAGGCCGAGCGCACTCCTGTCCCGGCCGCGCTGCGTGAGCGGGTGCTGCTCGAGGTGGCCGCCGTCGACCCGAGGGGGTCGGACCACGCCGGGGCACGGCAGTCCCAGAGCGAGTACCGCCGCACACGTGGGCTCCGGCAGGGGCGCCGGGTGACCTTGCGACGGCTGGCCGTGGCCGCTGCCCTGATCGTCGCGGTGGGGATCCCCTCCGGCCTCGCGTGGCAGGAGCGGCAGCGAGCCGATCGCCTCGACGCACAGTTGGAGGTCGTGATCGACTCACTCGTGGACGCTCAGGCGCAGGTGACACAGGCGGACGTGGCAGGCGGTGGATCCGCTGCGCTGATCGACGACGGGTCCCGGGTGATCTTCGCGGCAGCCGGTCTGCCCGAATTGACCGACCAGGACTATCAGCTGTGGATGATCGTCGACTCGGAGCCGGCGCCCGCCGACGTGCTGGATCTGCACGATGGGACTGCCACGGCCGAGATGGCGAACGTCCCGGCCGGCGCCAGCGTGGCCGTCACCGTGGAACCGCCCGGCGGATCCCAGGTGCCATCGTCCGAACCCGTCGTGGTACTCGCACGGAGCTGA
- a CDS encoding protein-L-isoaspartate O-methyltransferase family protein, translated as MASQIDSGDGAAIDRAFDAMPRTLFLPPEQQKDAGADLPLHLTEGQTCSQPSTVRSMLELLDVPQGAAVLDVGSGSGWTTALLAHLVGPSGRVDGVEVRPALVAAGRQNLRAAAVPWATIHRAHRDVLGRPEAGPYDRILVSATAPQIPAELLAQLADGGRMVLPVGTTMTVVERTAETFRSTPAGQYRFVPLVLPGD; from the coding sequence ATGGCGAGTCAGATCGACTCCGGCGATGGCGCCGCCATCGACCGCGCCTTTGACGCCATGCCGCGCACGCTGTTCCTGCCCCCCGAACAGCAGAAGGACGCCGGCGCCGACCTTCCCCTCCATCTGACCGAGGGCCAGACGTGCTCCCAGCCATCCACGGTCCGCTCGATGCTCGAGCTCCTCGACGTTCCCCAGGGCGCGGCGGTGCTCGATGTGGGCAGTGGCTCGGGATGGACCACCGCGCTGCTCGCACATCTCGTGGGTCCGAGCGGGCGGGTCGACGGGGTCGAGGTGCGACCTGCCTTGGTGGCGGCGGGCCGGCAGAATCTGCGCGCTGCCGCCGTACCGTGGGCAACGATCCATCGCGCACACCGGGATGTACTCGGCCGCCCCGAGGCAGGGCCATACGACCGGATCCTGGTCTCGGCGACGGCACCCCAGATTCCGGCCGAACTGCTCGCTCAACTCGCCGACGGCGGCCGCATGGTCCTCCCGGTCGGCACCACGATGACCGTGGTGGAGCGCACCGCAGAGACGTTCCGGAGCACACCCGCCGGCCAGTACCGGTTCGTTCCGCTGGTGCTCCCCGGCGACTGA